A region of Deinococcus rubellus DNA encodes the following proteins:
- a CDS encoding extracellular solute-binding protein, whose amino-acid sequence MIDDVLTRRAYGQAMRNILTAGAALLTVTLLGASLAQDKTVTLNIYSGGDVNVKDLWEQSLIPMYQKTHPNVRLNLVFSPHGAGDQATLDRLAAAKKVGKISGVDILEGPVDTAGDAGLMEPLDAKKVPMLARVDQNVVKRSHGFGVPYRGSSVVLAYDSSKVKNPPRTLEALLAWVNAHPGEFTYNTPDTGGSGNAFVTRMLRGGITPADSAFFETDYDASKEKQWDKGLTVLKALAPKLYGGGQYSKNNVETLQLLGKGAITMGPVWSDMGLSYLKQGLLPDNIKLTQIDPPLYGGAAYVGVAKDSVNKQASYDLLNWMLSPDVQAVVVDKMNGYPGVKIQYMSKAVQAKYGDIAKDFSFGFSSKYGSDMNRLWYEKVAGTPQPQN is encoded by the coding sequence GTGATTGACGATGTGCTGACGCGGCGGGCCTACGGTCAGGCCATGCGGAACATACTCACTGCTGGCGCGGCCCTGCTCACCGTCACCCTGCTGGGCGCGTCGCTGGCCCAGGACAAGACCGTCACCCTCAACATCTATTCGGGCGGCGACGTGAACGTCAAGGATTTGTGGGAGCAGAGCCTGATCCCGATGTACCAGAAAACCCACCCCAATGTGCGCCTGAATCTGGTGTTCTCGCCGCACGGGGCGGGCGATCAGGCCACACTCGACCGGCTGGCCGCCGCCAAGAAGGTCGGCAAAATCTCCGGCGTGGACATCCTGGAAGGGCCAGTGGACACTGCCGGAGATGCTGGGCTGATGGAACCGCTGGACGCCAAGAAAGTGCCGATGCTGGCCCGCGTGGATCAGAACGTGGTCAAGCGCTCGCACGGCTTCGGCGTGCCTTACCGGGGGTCAAGCGTGGTGCTGGCCTACGACAGCAGCAAGGTCAAGAATCCGCCGCGCACGCTGGAGGCGCTGCTGGCCTGGGTCAACGCCCACCCCGGCGAGTTCACTTACAACACCCCCGACACCGGCGGCAGCGGCAACGCCTTCGTGACCCGGATGCTGCGCGGCGGCATCACTCCCGCCGACTCGGCCTTTTTTGAAACCGATTACGACGCCAGCAAGGAAAAACAGTGGGACAAGGGCCTGACGGTCCTCAAGGCGCTGGCACCCAAGCTCTACGGCGGCGGACAATATTCCAAGAACAACGTAGAAACCCTGCAACTGCTCGGCAAGGGGGCCATCACGATGGGGCCAGTCTGGTCGGACATGGGCCTGAGCTACCTCAAGCAGGGCCTGCTGCCTGACAACATCAAGCTGACCCAGATTGATCCGCCGCTCTACGGTGGGGCCGCTTACGTGGGCGTCGCCAAAGACAGCGTCAACAAGCAGGCCTCTTACGACCTGCTCAACTGGATGCTCTCGCCGGACGTGCAGGCCGTGGTGGTGGACAAGATGAACGGCTACCCCGGTGTCAAGATTCAGTACATGTCCAAGGCGGTGCAGGCCAAGTACGGCGACATTGCCAAGGATTTCAGCTTCGGGTTTTCCAGCAAGTACGGCAGCGACATGAACCGCCTGTGGTACGAGAAAGTCGCGGGCACGCCCCAGCCGCAGAACTGA
- a CDS encoding CehA/McbA family metallohydrolase: MINFSLLSPQGFRGAGHRHGTRHEALLGTEWATPGFLPGPVTPGEWEVVVHTHMVAGVTWGEVVVESLDGLPPALPTQKPLESQPAPGPWMLGDLHCHTDHSDARWTVRELAEAATRRGLSFLALTDHNTISGSAELTRLAPTFLQLPGLELTTFYGHATVLGLTEYQDWTELDALHGTRELAERVVNSGGLFTIAHPFSEGDPICTGCAWTYFDLRPSQATHLEVWNGAWNQPHNLQALAHWYDLLAQGRRVIAAAGTDVHGPDYAVGDGFTCTPTTTDSATLLSQLQAGNTYLARATCLELDVQTPSGAATLGSVQAAGPWTVQLHWHSLPGGCELRINTDGTQVVQPVSEDGTQTLELHVERWFNLEIRLPGGELYALTNPVWANLI, from the coding sequence ATGATCAATTTCAGCCTCCTTTCGCCGCAGGGATTCAGGGGGGCGGGTCACCGTCATGGCACCCGTCATGAAGCACTTCTCGGCACCGAGTGGGCCACGCCGGGCTTTTTGCCGGGGCCGGTGACGCCGGGGGAGTGGGAAGTGGTCGTTCACACCCATATGGTCGCGGGCGTGACCTGGGGCGAGGTCGTGGTGGAATCGCTGGACGGATTGCCGCCCGCGCTGCCTACGCAGAAGCCACTGGAGAGTCAACCTGCCCCTGGCCCCTGGATGCTGGGCGACCTGCACTGCCACACCGATCACTCCGACGCCCGCTGGACGGTGCGCGAACTGGCCGAGGCGGCCACCCGGCGCGGGCTGAGCTTTTTGGCCCTGACCGACCACAACACCATCAGCGGAAGCGCCGAGCTCACGCGCCTCGCGCCGACGTTCCTGCAATTGCCTGGCCTGGAATTGACGACCTTTTACGGCCACGCGACGGTGCTGGGTCTGACTGAATACCAGGACTGGACTGAGTTGGATGCCCTGCACGGCACGCGGGAACTGGCTGAGCGCGTCGTAAATTCAGGGGGCCTCTTTACCATCGCCCACCCCTTTTCGGAGGGTGATCCCATCTGCACCGGTTGCGCCTGGACGTACTTTGATCTGAGGCCCAGTCAGGCCACCCATTTGGAAGTCTGGAATGGCGCGTGGAACCAGCCGCACAACCTTCAGGCGCTGGCCCACTGGTACGATCTGCTGGCACAGGGGCGGCGGGTGATCGCCGCAGCGGGAACGGATGTTCACGGGCCGGACTACGCGGTGGGCGACGGGTTTACCTGCACTCCGACGACAACGGATTCAGCCACCTTACTCTCGCAACTTCAGGCGGGCAACACTTACCTGGCCCGCGCCACGTGCCTGGAACTGGATGTTCAGACGCCCAGCGGCGCAGCGACGCTGGGAAGCGTTCAAGCTGCCGGACCCTGGACAGTCCAACTCCACTGGCATTCGCTGCCAGGCGGGTGCGAACTGCGAATCAATACGGACGGCACGCAGGTGGTGCAGCCCGTGAGCGAAGACGGTACCCAGACGCTTGAACTGCACGTGGAGCGCTGGTTCAATCTCGAGATCCGGCTTCCAGGCGGTGAACTCTACGCCCTGACCAATCCAGTGTGGGCCAATCTCATCTAA